From one Labeo rohita strain BAU-BD-2019 chromosome 8, IGBB_LRoh.1.0, whole genome shotgun sequence genomic stretch:
- the LOC127170251 gene encoding adhesive plaque matrix protein-like, whose product MPAAPGPAHATPATPGSAPVMAAHPQPVHKMAAIPESVHKMAAVPEPVHKMAAISEPVHKMAAIPKPVHKMGAIPEPVHKMAAFPKPVHKMAAIPEPLYKMVVVSKSRHMMTHVLDSPLMAVWTAKKALPPVAAATPSPIFRVRSSCSCVSCVKSSYSCCSKVQGFQVKSSFRVKSSFRVQPSYRARSSYRARSSYRARSSYRARSSYRARSSYRARSSNRVKSSNRVKQGHSCSP is encoded by the coding sequence atgcctgccgctccagggcctgctcacgccacgcctgccacTCCAGGGTCTGCACCCGTCATGGCCGCCCACCCACAACCAGTCCataagatggccgccatcccagagtcagttcacaagatggctgccgtccctgagccagtccacaagatggccgccatctcagagccagtccacaagatggccgccatccccaaacctgttcacaagatgggcgccattccagagccagtccacaagatggccgccttccccaagccagttcacaagatggccgccatcccagagccactctATAAGATGGTTGTTGTCTCCAAATCACgccacatgatgacccacgttctggactcacccctaatggctgtatggacAGCTAAGAAGGCGCTCCCTCCTGTTGCGGCAGCTACCCCTTCCCCCATCTTCCgagtcaggtcaagttgcagctgtgtctcctgtgtcaagtcaagctacagctgctgctccaaagtccaaggcttccaagtcaagtccagCTTCAGGGTCAAGTCCAGCTTCAGAGTCCagccaagctacagagcccggtcaagctacagagcccggtcaagctacagagcccggtcaagctacagagcccggtcaagctacagagcccggtcaagctacagagcccggtcaagcaacagagtcaagtcaagcaacagagtcaagcaaggacacagctgttccccatga